One region of Armigeres subalbatus isolate Guangzhou_Male chromosome 3, GZ_Asu_2, whole genome shotgun sequence genomic DNA includes:
- the LOC134221428 gene encoding uncharacterized protein LOC134221428 translates to MTKITEDAPDYSYFFWKYSGKGPGNGHSGLIFSHLRNASKSISPSKRKFTHRAKKNDIVSISSEIVGLSEQCAQIEATSANFMNITRMMITIQPLHNMLIDSKKGVSSILQVLPHYKSYNGAMIRQAYERMNPSFFKEADLRKLFSLGLMLEKDTYAMVHDDHIRGCLRIMGRLTRKGVKKLRPVIEVEPEEELASPLIRFISESPSALAEQLARYAAYDFENDQKVPPHLINQDEYRYSNSS, encoded by the exons ATGACGAAAATAACTGAAGACGCTCCTGACTAT TCATATTTCTTTTGGAAGTATTCCGGAAAAGGACCAGGAAATGGACATTCAGGACTGATTTTCTCGCACCTACGGAATGCAAGTAAAAGCATTTCACCATCCAAACGAAAATTTACTCATCGTGCAAAGAAGAACGACATTGTTAGCATCTCGTCAGAAATCGTTGGTTTGTCGGAACAGTGCGCACAAATCGAGGCAACGTCGGCCAATTTTATGAATATCACAAGAATGATGATAACAATTCAACCACTGCACAACATGCTGATCGACAGCAAAAAAGGAGTATCTTCTATACTTCAAGTGTTACCTCATTATAAATCATACAATGGAGCCATG ATTCGCCAAGCATATGAACGTATGAATCCGAGTTTCTTCAAGGAAGCCGATCTAAGAAAGTTATTTTCGTTGGGTCTGATGCTTGAAAAGGATACGTATGCAATGGTTCATGATG ATCACATTCGTGGATGCTTGCGTATTATGGGGCGATTGACTAGAAAAGGTGTTAAAAAGTTACGTCCTGTCATTGAAGTAGAACCCGAAGAAGAACTTGCATCTCCATTGATTCGTTTCATTTCG GAATCGCCTTCAGCTTTGGCTGAGCAGCTAGCAAGATATGCAGCCTACGACTTTGAGAACGACCAGAAAGTACCACCGCATCTAATCAACCAAGACgaatatagg tactcTAACAGTTCTTAA
- the LOC134228082 gene encoding multiple coagulation factor deficiency protein 2 homolog, with amino-acid sequence MIQLAIVLLNTLVMVGKFDSAVAKGPHHPKGDFSARSKKLDEHLHAQDEHMQEDMKQFSFGEKELANMSDDEKNFYFFKLHDSDNNDHLDGLEILHAATHHSDGHVHKLDRDGGEDESDDNSVIDVIDDFIAYADLDQNGLLTYPEYMKAISTNNWNRKVDAAESSSEMV; translated from the exons ATGATCCAGCTGGCGATAGTACTTCTCAACACACTAGTAATGGTAGGTAAGTTCGATTCCGCAGTTGCCAAAGGACCGCATCATCCGAAGGGTGATTTTTCCGCTAGAAGCAAGAAGCTGGATGAGCATCTCCATGCTCAAGATGA ACACATGCAGGAAGATATGAAGCAGTTTTCTTTCGGTGAGAAGGAGCTGGCCAACATGTCCGACGATGAGAAAAACTTTTACTTTTTCAAACTGCACGATTCCGATAATAATGACCATTTGGATGGGCTGGAAATACTGCATGCAGCGACACATCACTCCGATGGCCATGTCCATAAGCTGGATAGAGACGGAGGGGAAGATGAATCGGATGATAACTCTGTTATAG ATGTAATTGACGACTTTATCGCATATGCCGACTTGGATCAAAACGGACTACTCACCTACCCAGAATACATGAAAGCCATCAGCACCAACAACTGGAATCGAAAAGTAGATGCGGCTGAATCTTCTTCTGAGATGGTCTAG